A single Salmo trutta chromosome 14, fSalTru1.1, whole genome shotgun sequence DNA region contains:
- the rbm15 gene encoding RNA-binding protein 15: MKGKERSPVKKRSRILNDIRDRGGSHPTSKKMGTLSTAGSNGNSSVKSGGSVKRSLPSEKRDCRDLDGHVSNRTGSSHGYANTTGSSSKLNISIALDPTTRTNSRGEPRPLPSNESEYKTLKISELGSQLSDEDIEDGLFHEFKKFGDVSVKICRVNDERVAFVNFRRPDDAKAAKHARGKLVLYDRPLKIDAVYMNRRRSRSPIEKDPYAGVAGHRHLHVQRPLSPTGLGYRDFRLQQLALGRLPPPSLPRELEREREFSIYEARARPPFIPDCAAFCEEDLLSPEDDQRANRTLFLGNLDVSVTENDLRRVFDRFGLITEVDIKRTSARGQNSTYGFLKFENLDMAHRAKITMSGKVVCHNPIKIGYGKATPTTRLWVGGLGPWVPLAALAREFDRFGTIRTIDYRKGDTWAYIQYESLDAAQAACSHMRGFPLGGPERRLRVDFADTELRYQQQYLQPLPLPPHFDLVADSFVHRPTLEAIRIRERSPPPPLRFRERELYNADWAGPTVCERVRGTSFEPVEHLERRSREPWSLERELQSRDQARKRRLLEDGRRPDRSPNSSEHGRRRHGTSLEHSPGGSSRDGGRYSAPRSDRPSPVREQRGSLGRGPGDKRLRTVSPALPERDRKRKASDSCTSPVKREDRSDHPSSSMSSLQSKQGAGGQKLCQAWQGVLLLKNSSFPISMHLLEGDLAVAARLLVESSTGGQVSQLKITQRLRLDQPKLDEVSRRIKTAGPSGYSVLLAVPGSCEEGPQDVGSSTERPLKNLVSYLKQKQAAGVISLPVGGTRDKDGAGVLHAFPPCDFSQQFMDASAKALAKTEEDYLVMVVVRGAS; encoded by the coding sequence ATGAAAGGCAAGGAGCGGTCGCCCGTTAAAAAGCGCTCGCGGATTCTGAACGATATTCGAGATCGGGGAGGAAGCCACCCAACAAGTAAGAAAATGGGAACACTCTCGACGGCAGGCAGCAACGGGAATAGTTCTGTCAAAAGTGGTGGTTCGGTAAAACGGAGTTTACCATCTGAAAAGAGAGACTGTCGAGATTTAGACGGACATGTGTCAAATCGAACTGGGAGTAGCCATGGATATGCTAATACAACTGGTTCGAGTAGCAAGCTAAACATTAGCATTGCTCTGGACCCCACGACAAGGACCAATTCTCGTGGGGAACCGCGGCCTCTTCCGAGTAACGAAAGTGAGTACAAGACTCTAAAAATTAGCGAACTGGGCTCTCAGTTGAGCGACGAAGACATTGAAGATGGATTATTTCACGAATTTAAGAAATTTGGGGACGTGAGTGTCAAAATATGCCGAGTTAACGACGAAAGGGTGGCATTTGTGAATTTCAGAAGGCCCGACGATGCCAAGGCGGCCAAGCACGCACGCGGCAAATTGGTACTCTATGATCGCCCTCTAAAAATTGACGCGGTGTACATGAACCGGAGGAGGAGCCGCTCCCCCATCGAAAAAGATCCATATGCAGGAGTTGCAGGACACAGACATTTGCATGTCCAAAGACCCCTTTCACCAACGGGGCTAGGATATAGAGATTTCCGACTGCAGCAGCTAGCTTTGGgccgtctcccccctccctccctccctagagaactggaaagagagagggaatttTCTATCTATGAAGCCAGGGCCCGGCCACCCTTCATCCCTGACTGTGCAGCTTTCTGTGAGGAggacctcctctcccctgaagACGATCAGCGGGCCAACAGGACGTTGTTTCTTGGCAACCTTGATGTCTCAGTGACAGAGAATGACTTGAGGAGGGTGTTTGACAGGTTTGGGTTGATCACAGAGGTGGACATCAAGCGGACATCCGCTCGCGGACAGAACAGCACCTATGGATTCCTAAAGTTCGAGAACCTGGACATGGCTCACCGTGCTAAGATCACCATGTCAGGAAAAGTGGTGTGTCACAACCCTATTAAAATTGGCTATGGCAAAGCAACACCCACAACCAGGCTGTGGGTGGGGGGTCTTGGCCCCTGGGTCCCCCTTGCTGCTCTGGCTAGGGAGTTTGACCGCTTCGGCACCATCAGGACAATAGACTACAGGAAGGGGGACACATGGGCCTACATCCAGTATGAGAGCCTGGACGCTGCCCAGGCCGCCTGCTCCCACATGCGTGGCTTTCCTCTGGGTGGTCCTGAGAGGAGACTTAGGGTGGACTTTGCTGACACAGAGCTCCGCTACCAGCAACAGTACCTGCAGCCTCTCCCTCTGCCGCCTCACTTTGACCTAGTGGCAGACTCGTTCGTCCACCGGCCCACCCTCGAGGCCATCAGAATCAGAGAGAGGAGCCCTCCACCCCCACTCCGTTTCAGGGAAAGGGAACTGTACAATGCAGACTGGGCTGGCCCAACAGTCTGCGAGAGGGTGCGAGGGACATCTTTTGAACCCGTGGAGCACCTGGAGAGGCGTTCACGTGAACCCTGGTCTCTGGAACGGGAGCTGCAGAGCCGAGACCAGGCCCGAAAACGGCGCCTTTTAGAGGATGGGCGTCGCCCGGACCGCTCACCAAACAGCAGTGAACATGGGCGTCGTCGTCACGGCACCTCTCTGGAGCACAGCCCTGGTGGCAGCAGCCGGGACGGGGGGCGCTACAGCGCCCCACGCTCCGATAGACCCTCTCCCGTCAGAGAGCAGCGAGGCAGCCTAGGCCGTGGCCCTGGGGACAAGCGGCTGCGGACAGTCAGCCCAGCCTTACCAGAACGGGACCGCAAACGCAAAGCCAGTGACTCATGCACAAGCCCTGTAAAGAGGGAGGACCGCTCTGATCACCCCTCCTCTTCCATGTCCAGCCTGCAGTCTAAGCAGGGGGCTGGGGGGCAAAAGCTGTGTCAGGCCTGGCAGGGCGTGCTCCTGCTGAAGAACAGCAGCTTCCCCATCTCCATGCACCTGCTAGAAGGGGACTTAGCTGTGGCAGCCAGACTACTGGTGGAGAGCTCCACTGGTGGCCAGGTGTCCCAGCTAAAGATCACCCAGCGCCTGCGTCTGGACCAGCCCAAGCTGGATGAGGTGTCCCGTCGCATCAAGACTGCAGGCCCCAGCGGCTATTCTGTCCTCTTGGCTGTGCCCGGGAGCTGTGAGGAGGGGCCCCAGGATGTGGGAAGCTCCACCGAGAGGCCTCTAAAGAACCTGGTCTCCTACCTGAAGCAGAAGCAAGCAGCTGGCGTCATCAGCCTGCCTGTGGGTGGCACCCGTGACAAGGACGGCGCAGGAGTTCTTCACGCTTTCCCGCCCTGTGATTTTTCCCAGCAGTTCATGGATGCCTCAGCTAAAGCCCTTGCCAAAACCGAAGAGGACTACCTGGTGATGGTCGTTGTCCGAGGAGCCTCATAA
- the LOC115207801 gene encoding amphoterin-induced protein 1-like: protein MPAPDMVVGQLSGSRCAIEGVFIKGLFALLVLSLLLPSGATTSSKSVTCHKICLCASNIVSCSKMNLTGIPMTFPRYTAVLDLSFNQISKLKAEWTPVKLSMLHSLLLSHNGLTFLSSEAFLYVTRLRYLDLSSNGLKILEEFIFEPLEHLEVLLLYNNHISQIDRTAFSSLNSLQKLYLSQNQIQRFPLELVKERNRLEKLTLLDLSTNRLKLLPIQELQVLPAWIKNGLYFHNNPLPCSCELYSMLASWHRQELSSATDFRDDHTCLLPGTQKEKALTLELNKVHLNCSAVTILDEEAYLEQFIRLGCDTRQRYMLKSWVLPGNVQLSSGNQSSRVLSDGSLQVGPITLEDSGIYTCYAVGESFNETLYVTVLVHNATQAGGQEGMKTAYTTLVGCLASAMMVLIYLYLTPCRCICCPVQGLDKRAPGDSLHSSILSVSPTHEDTGPEGGGGGGCAFDKPPFNRHVAYLDPKGLLEQNGRLSPCGEEDEEWQEEDRGRQEQRRKSDAESLSSVCSDTPIVV, encoded by the coding sequence ATGCCTGCACCTGACATGGTGGTTGGGCAACTCTCTGGTTCCCGCTGTGCCATAGAAGGAGTGTTTATTAAGGGGCTCTTTGCCCTTCTGGTCCTAAGTCTCCTGCTGCCTTCAGGAGCAACAACCAGCTCAAAATCTGTCACCTGCCACAAAATCTGTTTGTGCGCCAGCAACATCGTTAGCTGCTCCAAGATGAACCTGACCGGCATCCCCATGACTTTTCCTCGCTACACTGCTGTGCTGGACCTCAGCTTCAACCAAATCAGTAAACTGAAAGCTGAATGGACCCCGGTCAAGCTCAGCATGCTGCACAGCCTCCTGCTCAGCCACAACGGTCTCACCTTCCTCTCTTCCGAGGCCTTCCTATACGTCACACGGTTGCGCTACCTGGACCTGTCCTCAAACGGCCTGAAAATTCTGGAGGAGTTCATCTTCGAGCCCCTGGAGCACCTGGAGGTACTTCTGCTTTACAACAACCACATCTCCCAGATTGACCGCACTGCCTTCTCCAGCCTCAACAGCCTGCAGAAGCTCTACCTCAGCCAGAACCAGATCCAACGCTTCCCCCTGGAGCTGGTCAAAGAGAGGAATCGGCTGGAGAAGCTCACTCTGTTGGACCTGTCCACCAATCGGCTCAAACTGCTGCCCATACAGGAGCTCCAGGTCCTGCCCGCCTGGATCAAGAATGGCCTCTACTTCCACAACAACCCGCTGCCCTGCAGCTGTGAGCTGTACAGCATGCTGGCCAGCTGGCACCGCCAGGAGCTCAGCTCCGCCACTGATTTCAGAGACGACCACACCTGCCTCCTCCCAGGCACACAGAAGGAGAAGGCACTCACCCTGGAGCTGAACAAGGTCCATCTGAATTGTAGCGCAGTGACCATTTTAGACGAGGAGGCTTACCTTGAGCAGTTCATAAGACTGGGCTGTGACACTAGGCAGAGGTACATGCTGAAGAGCTGGGTCCTTCCAGGCAATGTGCAGTTGTCTTCTGGTAACCAGAGTTCCAGGGTCCTCAGCGACGGCAGCCTGCAGGTTGGCCCTATCACGCTAGAGGACTCTGGGATCTACACCTGTTACGCAGTGGGGGAATCCTTCAACGAGACCCTATATGTGACTGTGTTAGTGCACAACGCCACTCAggctggagggcaggagggcatGAAGACGGCCTACACCACACTGGTGGGCTGTCTGGCCAGTGCGATGATGGTGCTcatctacctctacctcacaccCTGCCGCTGCATCTGCTGCCCGGTCCAGGGCCTGGACAAGAGAGCCCCGGGGGACAGCCTTCACTCCTCCATCCTTAGCGTCTCTCCCACCCATGAGGACACAGGACCGGAGGGGGGCGGAGGTGGAGGGTGTGCCTTTGACAAGCCTCCCTTTAACAGGCATGTCGCCTACCTGGACCCAAAGGGCCTGCTGGAGCAGAATGGGCGACTGAGCCCATgtggggaggaggatgaggagtggcaggaggaggacagagggaggcagGAACAGAGAAGGAAGTCAGACGCAGAGTCTCTGAGCTCTGTGTGCTCGGACACCCCTATTGTGGTGTGA